In the Gossypium raimondii isolate GPD5lz chromosome 9, ASM2569854v1, whole genome shotgun sequence genome, one interval contains:
- the LOC128032499 gene encoding uncharacterized protein LOC128032499 has translation MENGFFDKVEDNAAVRIWAETTQREKGDSLTEGVKVDKYLFRALAQFWNPAYSCFTFGKVDLTPTVEEYTTLLRCPKIQVDKAYSRTACVPPLLKKLMNITGMSEQWVAARIQQKGDSKCVPWKSLRDLVLVHPDLKKRVDVFALGIYGLVVFPKALGHIDEAVSDLFDRLSKGVTPVPAILAETFRSLNACRKAREGRRIGGTPRRDDISKEKWIEILQNLQDEDIEWRAPWLIPDEILYRCGDFDWVPLLGIWGAIGYAPLLVSRQYRSRQFIPATQGLAYCDFSYREDNYKKKVREISNAWNQTRRMKILAVGPAITPEYSQWRDQRINDNIRRQIQKLLDL, from the exons atggaaaatggGTTTTTTGATAAAGTAGAGGATAATGCGGCTGTGCGAATATGGGCTGAAACGACACAACGAGAGAAAGGCGATAGTCTTACCGAAGG TGTCAAAGTGGACAAGTATTTATTCCGAGCCCTTGCtcagttttggaatcctgcctACAGTTGTTTCACTTTTGGAAAAGTAGATTTGACGCCTACTGTGGAGGAGTATACGACCTTGCTTCGGTGCCCAAAGATTCAAGTCGACAAGGCTTATTCCAGAACTGCTTGTGTCCCTCCATtgttaaagaaattaatgaacATCACTGGGATGAGCGAGCAGTGGGTCGCTGCCCGGATCCAACAGAAGGGCGACAGTAAATGTGTTCCTTGGAAAAGTTTGCGAGATTTGGTGCTTGTACATCCTGACTTAAAAAAAAGGGTCGATGTCTTCGCTTTAGGTATCTATGGACTAGTGGTCTTTCCCAAAGCTTTAGGACACATAGACGAGGCTGTATCTGATTTGTTCGATCGGCTTAGTAAAGGGGTTACACCGGTTCCGGCAATACTTGCTGAAACTTTTAGATCCTTGAATGCGTGTCGAAAAGCAAGGGAGGGAAG GAGAATTGGTGGCACGCCAAGACGGGAtgatatttcaaaagaaaaatggataGAGATACTCCAGAATCTCCAGGATGAAGATATTGAATGGAGGGCTCCTTGGTTAATTCCTGATGAGATATTGTACCGATGTGGAGATTTTGACTGGGTTCCGCTGCTCGGGATATGGGGAGCTATCGGATATGCTCCTCTACTCGTATCAAGACAGTATAGATCACGACAATTCATACCAGCAACGCAGGGGTTGGCCTATTGTGATTTTTCCTATAGGGAGGACAATTACAAGAAGAAGGTTCGAGAAATATCTAATGCCTGGAACCAGACTCGTCGAATGAAGATCTTAGCCGTGGGTCCGGCAATTACCCCCGAGTATAGTCAGTGGCGTGATCAAAGGATCAACGACAACATCCGGCGTCAAATCCAGAAACTGCTCGATCTTTAG
- the LOC105797378 gene encoding uncharacterized protein LOC105797378 — MQDQLQAQMKEQIEKIQRDMVQKMEESQNDLVAKMTQLLKGVDKGKGPVIVSEEENNGEPLYPPGFTPPHAPNNIAVPDLDEMVEKDKAKEEFPKQFEEKWKWIEEKFRVIESIESYHGIDAKDLSLVPDLESLTGAASKWYNQLSRAKIATWRDLAQAFLRQYNHVSEMMPDRITLQNLEKKSNESFRQYAQRWREVAIQVQPPLLEKEMTTLFINTLKAPGKIDGGENNRRAPPRKRENEVNNVNAYGRSITVNQPKKVVANQQGSSRQESGARQTTEKPQFMPIPMSYKELYQTLFDAHVVAPRYLSPLQPPYPKWYDTNTQCDYHAGISGHSIENCTAFKKVVEGLIKLGVVKLLDSPNAKNLLPNHADKGVNMVSEGTGEEVKTDIAEVKTPLKRVWKEMAKRGLVISDSEEGHEMGNYCEFHYKTGHVIQECEGFKALVQSMMDNNEMRFYEDAKEMRSIYATELGTKAPKINHPVVIISRPKGNEVRAQVTPKIVIQKPSNFSYRDNKMVPWNYGCNVTILGKEAERNQEIGSYTRNGKRYDAQAESSREEDWKKEQRKGKAVEVEPLVNEPIKEEEAKEFLKFLKHSEYSVVEQLHKQPARISVLALLLNSEVHQNVLLKVLNETYVADDISVNKLDRLINNIGADNFIFFNDDEIPSGGRGSTKALHVTVRCKGYTLWGLG, encoded by the exons atgcaagaccAGTTGCAGGCGCAAATGAAAGAGCAAATAGAAAAGATTCAGCGTGACATGGTGCAAAAGATGGAGGAGTCCCAAAATGATCTGGTGGCTAAGATGACGCAATTATTGAAGGGAGTAGATAAGGGTAAAGGTCCTGTGATTGTTagtgaagaagaaaacaatggTGAACCACtttatcctccaggtttcacgCCTCCGCATGC CCCGAATAATATTGCTGTCCCAGATCTTGATGAGATGGTTGAAAAGGACAAGGCGAAGGAGGAATTTCCAAAACAATTtgaggagaaatggaaatggatagAAGAGAAGTTTAGGGTAATAGAAAGCATCGAAAGCTATCATGGAATAgatgcaaaagatctgagcttggttccgGACTTG GAAAGTCTTACGGGAGCTGCGTCAAAGTGGTACAATCAGCTGAGCCGAGCTAAAATTGCTACTTGGAGGGATTTAGCACAGGCTTTCCTGAGACAATACAATCATGTCTCAGAAATGATGCCTGACAGGATAACTCTGCAAAATTTAGAGAAGAAATCGAACGAAAGCTTCAGACAATATGCGCAGAGGTGGCGAGAGGTGGCGATTCAGGTGCAACCACCGCTTTTGGAAAAAGAGATGACGACGCTTTTTATTAATACTTtgaaagcccc tggaaaaatagATGGAGGAGAAAATAATAGGAGGGCACCcccgaggaaaagagaaaatgaagtgaataatGTGAATGCTTATGGTAGGTCAATTACCGTGAATCAACCAAAGAAAGTGGTTGCTAATCAACAGGGATCATCAAGACAAGAGTCGGGAGCTAGGCAAACTACTGAAAAGCCCCAATTCATGCCAATCCCGATGTCATACAAGGAGTTGTATCAGACTTTATTCGATgcacatgttgttgctcctcgtTACTTGAGTCCTCTACAACCCCCGTATCCAAAATGGTATGATACGAACAcgcaatgtgattatcatgcgggaatttcTGGGCACTCGATAGAAAATTGTACTGCTTTCAAGAAGGTAGTAGAAGGACTTATCAAATTAGGTGTTGTCAAACTTCTCGACTCACCTAACGCAAAGAATCTGTTACCTAATCATGCAGATAAGGGGGTGAATATGGTTAGCGAAGGTACGGGAGAAGAAGTCAAGACTGACATTGCTGAAGTAAAAACTCCATTGAAACGGGTCTGGAAAGAAATGGCAAAAAGAGGGTTGGTTATTTCAGATTCTGAGGAAGGGCATGAGATGGGAAATTATTGTGAATTTCACTATAAAACAGGGCATGTAATCCAAGAATGTGAAGGATTCAAGGCTTTGGTTCAAAGTATGATGGATAACAATGAGATGAGGTTTTATGAAGATGCGAAAGAAATGAGGAGTATATACGCGACAGAGTTGGGAACAAAGGCTCCAAAAATAAATCATCCTGTGGTCATTATTTCACGCCCTAAGGGTAATGAGGTTAGGGCTCAGGTAACACCGAAAATTGTAATCCAGaaaccatcaaatttctcttATAGGGATAACAAAATGGTGCCGTGGAATTACGGGTGTAATGTGACCATTTTGGGAAAAGAAGCAGAAAGAAATCAGGAAATAGGTTCTTACACGCGCAATGGAAAAAGATATGACGCTCAAGCAGAGTCGTCCAGGGAAGAGGATTGGAAGAAAGAACAGAGGAAAGGGAAAGCAGTAGAAGTTGAGCCATTGGTAaatgaaccaataaaagaagaggAGGCAAAggagtttttgaagtttttgaaacaCAGTGAATACAGTGTTGTGGAGCAACTGCACAAACAGCCAGCCCGCATTTCTGTATTAGCTTTACTCTTAAACTCAGAAGTACATCAGAATGTACTTTTAAAGGTGCTAAACGAAACATATGTGGCTGACGATATTTCGGTAAACAAGCTGGATCGGTTGATCAACAATATTGGTgctgacaattttatcttcttcaatgatgatgaaataccatcCGGAGGAAGAGGTTCTACTAAAGCCCTGCATGTTACTGTCCGATGCAAAGGGTACACACTCTGGGGCCTTGGTTGA